ATCTGGGCTTCCTacagctttattttatttttgtttgtgcatttaaaaatagaaatttttaaaagacattttaaattgtaaacacttttttccccccctacATATACTCAGATAAACTGTCAGTAAAGTAGGCTGAACCAAAACTCATACAAAGACCTCTACTAAAAACTGAAGCTTGActttcattaaataaaaatgagataGAAAGCTACACAGATGTTCACAGACACTGttagaccaaaaaaaacattaaaaaaaacattgcagctATATCTAAAAAAGAATTTAACCATTACCAGAACAAGGAAGCTGATGTaaagactgactgactgtctgTATGTTAGAATATGagtgaaattattttagaaATTTAAAGTAAGTAGTTAATTGACAGGCTACTAAAAACACACTTCAAAAGAGTCAACAGCATTATAGCAGCTTAGTATAGAGAAACCTTATAAAATCTGTTTTCTATTTGACTGAAGGCTTAAATATGCCCAAACTGCAGTCTATCTGCGATTTTCATTAACACTGACAACAAAAGAAatcttttagttatttttttaatggataTGTTCCAACCTGTGTAGTCTCTTGGCTGTTCTCATGTTATTCTTGAACTCTGAACTTTGGTCCCTCAGCAGATAACAATGTGGCCACTGGTTTCAACATTAAGCACATTCAACAGGGGATTGTTTTTGCTGCGATCTAAAGCAAGTAGAAGGACCTGCATTTATCTGTTATCTCTCCACCCCTTGGCCTCCCCCCCCCAGTGTCTGAGCACAGACCGTATCTGTGCCAGGATTTTGGACCTGCGGTTAAAAAGTAACTCAGCCGCTGATCCAACAGTGCATTGCCGCCTCCAGGATTACCACATTTAAGCTCCATTTTGACTTTAGCCCCAAgaggagtgtgtgagagagctgtgcaacacacacctctctctgtccctcctccTGAACCCTGCCCTTTCTTCAGCTGTGCTTTCAGGTCTCCTGGGGGCGAAATTACAAATCCCCACTATGGCCACGCAAATACccattggttggggttaggccttttaccttgagtggttaaggttaggatagctgaTTGGttaggggataggacctgaacaaatggGGTTACCTTGCCTAAGCATAGACGTTTCATTTCACCAATTATGGAACAAGGATCACCCAGTGACTTTGGTCAGAGTTGCATGGTGTCATACCCCCATCTAGAGGCCAGATTAAGAAACAACCATGTTCACTTTTCAGATTTGGGCGCATTGGTCGTCTGGTGACCCGTGCTGCTTTCACCTCCAAAAAGGTGGAGATTGTGGCCATCAACGACCCTTTTATCGACCTGGAGTACATGGTAAGTGATGGAAGATTGTTTGTTTGAAATCCACACCAGCCATCTGCCATATGCTTGAAAATTAAGTTGATGGTTGGTGAAGGTTAATTGCTTTTTCAGTTCTTTAACACACTTGGGAAGTTGGAAGATGAGAATCACTTCAGAATATAATAAATTGAAATGTTCATGTAATTTAGATGAGGAGAGTTCATTAAGTAATCTTGCGTGTACGCACACAGGCTAAATTAAATGTgtaatggagttttttttatttttttatttcaaaccgTCTTGCCTGCTTTTTTATTATCCATAATTTTAAAACTTTCTCCATCCTCTccacatgtttttcttttaggtCTACATGTTCAAGTATGACTCCACCCACGGCCGCTTCCATGGTGAGGTCAAAGTTGAGGGTGACAAACTGGTCATCGATGGACATAAAATCACCGTTTTCCACGAGTGAGTTCGCTAACCAGGCCTTAAATATAGCAAGCATTTCAGTTAAAAAATTCCAGACATAGCAAAAGAAAACTGAGTAAGCATGtattaactttttcttttttctcttttcttcagGAGGGACCCCGCTAACATCAAATGGGGGGATGCTGGAGCCCAGTATGTGGTTGAGTCCACTGGTGTATTCACAACCATTGAGAAGGCCTCTGTACGTATCTAAATCCTGTCTCAAACTCTTGAATAAAAGTAATTACTGTATGACATGTAATTGaccaaaaaggacaaaaattaAATGCTATTTAACACATTGCAGGCTCACTTGAAGGGTGGTGCCAAGAGAGTCATCATCTCTGCTCCAAGCGCTGACGCTCCCATGTTCGTCATGGGCGTCAACCACGAGAAGTATGACAACTCCCTCACGGTTGTAAGGTAAGAGCCAGgtttttttgtggtttgaaATTTAGtatttgaaaatgtgtatttagTGTTTCACTCATTGTACTGCTATCTGCTTCTGATGTGTAAAAGATAGAGGTTGAACTTTGTTGTGCTAGAACGTTTTAagatggtgcttttttttttctctttcaaaaaTCCGCAGTTAACTGATGCTGTTACTTTGCCTCTCCCATAGCAACGCTTCCTGCACAACCAACTGCCTGGCCCCCCTGGCCAAGGTCATCAACGACAACTTCGTCATCATTGAGGGCCTGATGGTGAGGGTTTAAACACTCCTGGGAATAATCTGGCAGAAAGACACTCAGCAGCACCTAAAGCAGATTACAAACCgctcaaaacacaaacataggGTGCCGGTTAGTCATATTTAatcatcttcctctctctgtccatcaGAGCACAGTTCATGCCATCACTGCCACACAGAAGACTGTAGACGGACCCTCCGGCAAGCTGTGGAGGGACGGCCGTGGTGCCAGCCAGAACATCATTCCCGCCTCTACTGGTGCTGCCAAAGCTGTCGGCAAAGTCATCCCTGAGCTCAACGGGTCAGTGCCAATAAATTTATTGCAGAATACTATGTCATTGTATGAACATGACTTGCCCTAAAACCAGTGAATTTTCTTTTGTGACCTTACCTATTCTGTATTTCACAGCAAGCTGACCGGCATGGCCTTCCGTGTCCCCACCCCCAACGTGTCCGTGGTTGACCTGACAGTCCGTCTGGAGAAACCTGTGAGTGACCACAAACTACAATCATTCATGACATTTAACAAACTAAAATTTATTTTGACTTAAGTTGGGTATTTGATGTTCATCTTACTGTTGTAGAAGAATATAGTGCAAGAATAAAATGTCCTGTAGCCTGGGATGGCCTCGCGCCCTCCTCTTTTCTGGCATGTGTAAGATAAGGCATTTTCTCAATTACTAGAGCACAGTGCTCCTGAAACATTTGGAACAGAATGCACCTAGATAAATATCTTTGAGTAACAGACATATCTTTAGGCCAGGAGAGGGGGAGTAAGCAAGGGTGATTCCGGGGCTAGCGCATTGTGCGCTATCTTCCCGGGAGACAGAACGTCTGAGCTATGTCCAACTGATTAGAGGCGACAGACACCATGGTGGAAGGAGGAAAGGTCCAGGGTCAGACCTGGAGAGATGTGTTGAGGGTCTTTGCAATGTCATTTACTAAAGATTTGTTATAACTTGACTAAGAGAATTCGGAGTATTGATTTCCTGGTCTACCAGTCAACGAacacaaattcaataaaaatcaAAACCAGCAATTTATCTGAAGTATTTCCTGTGTAGACTACAGTACACATGTTCATGGTAATAAAGCACTGTAGTTCTGAGTCAATGTTGCATAGCCCACCCTACTGTCATAACTGCTAACTAGCACACAAAATGTGTCTTAATCCATGGCTGAAAATAATCTCTAATTTTGTTTCGCATCACATACAAACAAGAATTTTTTGCACCATATCTATCTtgtatccctttttttttttttttttttaaaagtctttgTGTGATGTCATGTCAGTGTTCACCTGCTCGCTTACATATATTCATGTACATTTCTAGTAGAAACGCATAGGGCCGAGGGTTACAGATAGGAAGTCAAAGTATTGAGATTGATCGTCGGTTCTTTACCTTTTCATGAAACTTGCAGATAAGAATTTTGGAATAACACCAGGTTGCCCTTTAAAGAGTTTATGTGAATTTACAGGCCAAATATGAAGACATCAAGAAGGTTGTGAAGGCTGCAGCTGATGGACCCATGAAGGGCATTCTGGGATACACAGAACACCAGGTACGTGGGTTTCTTTCTTATAACTGCTcctttaaacagtttttttttttttctacaatctTAACATGgcgtcctttttttttcttcactctcCGGCAGGTTGTTTCCACAGACTTCAATGGTGACGCCCGCTCATCCATCTTTGATGCTGGTGCTGGCATCGCCCTCAATGACCACTTTGTCAAGCTGGTCACATGGTATGGCTTCAGCATGGATTACTTTCATATTGaagtttttagttttcagtgATGCATGTTGACTCCTTGTTTTCTTAACCAGGTACGATAATGAGTTTGGGTATAGCAACCGTGTCTGCGACCTGATGGCCCACATGTCTTCCAAGGAGTAAACCAACCAGCCAATCGCTCGTCACTGCACTATGCCACATCACCCACATTCACCTGATACCAGAGTCTTACATACGCAATAGAGCATTGTGTTATCTATGACTCTGCCTGTTTCCCTAGTGACTTCGACTACAACCAGATGCCCAAGGAAAGGTcccacagaaacaaacaaaaagatttaaattggtGACCAAttccttttttgtatttgttccCTGTTCTGTTCTTGTGTGAGATGGAGTGAAGGTGTGTGAGTCCTTGTCTGTAGTATTGAATTACTGCAGTCAGTTTTGGAATAAAGTCCTCAGTTTGTGAGAATTGCATTGTCCTATCCTCTTTTGTCACTGCACAGAAACAATTCTATTGAAAAAATGTTGATGTGTGCAGATTGATTCTTATGTCGGTAAATTACattagcaaacccttgcaagaGGTATCTATACATTCACAATATTCCTCCTTTGGGAATACACGGTTGGCTCTTGATTGCATGGAATCTTAAATAGGTTAAACTGTGGTGGGCCATTTCTGCTCAAAGCAATCTTTGCACCACATAACTTTTTATGAAAGCGTCTCATACCCAGTCCATCTGTATTTCACTTGTTTGAATCGCTAGGAGCTCCTCAAGAGTTCGACGTGAGTTCCACTGATCAACttgaaaggattttttttttaaataacactgTACATATTCATATGAATATGTTCAGTAAGAGGAACAGCATATAGGATGTTTTAACagtgttttcctgaaaatgGAAATTTTGTGAAATGAAGTGGTTCCTGTGTGTTAGGACATTGATGGCTTTACAGCAAATTTGTCATATCAATACAAATGACTTATTTCCTCCAATAAACCCCCATGCAAGAGCTTTCTAATATAAATGAGAACAGCCCTTACAATAACACCATGCAGTTTTCAGAGTTCAGTCTTTTTCACTTAGTCCCAACCACAGAAATAAACTGACAATGGTTGTATGCATGTTAATTCAATAAGTCAAATGGAAGATCAGATACCAATAGTTCACTTTAATCCACACATTCATTCAGAAATATTTTGTGACATCTACTTTCCTTTTAAAATTGAAGCCACAGTTGTCTACGACACCTGATTAGgtgaaaatttgttttttaaatatatgtatgaAATGTGGGTTACTTTTACAGATatgatttaaatgtatttaaaattatGCTAAGGGAACATATGGATTCAgttggtggctggagaggagACACAATGTGGGTCAGAGGTTAAGGACTCTCAAATATTCCCCCaccctgtttttctttctgtttctctcccaGACGGTTTGCATGCCTCTCGCTTATCAATTCTAAGCCAGGTTGTCAACAGTGCATTTTCAGTCCTCAGTTGAAGTGCCACATGGATTTACAGAGAGAGTGCTCACATTaagattttgaaaaaatatgagACAATCTTTGTCATGAAGGCCAACTGAGAAGAAAAGACTGGCAACCAGACAACAGGAAGGTAGATGGTGATGCTTGTTTTATTGTGGCTGTCATGTGTTTtcctgcaggtgtgtgtttgtgcatctaGAATGGAGAGAGTAGGGAAGGGACAAATAGTAATTTATAATTCTTTGTTATAAGAAACACTTCTCAAGGAATCTCATTAATATTAAACtcaagaagagaagagagaaatgtgtgtttttaaagtttacATGCACTGCAGAGCCAATGAGCAGTGGCAGAATAACATGAATAATAGTTTATAAAAGTAAAGCTCTGCACTGTGAAAATATTCAATTTTCTCTCTGTCACTATTCTGTTTTAAATGCTTATGTGGCTCTTTTAAGCTCTGGGTGCTGCCTCCTCTCTGTTTGGTATTCTGGGTCAGTGCAGTACACCCATGGGAGACAGTGGCTCACAGAGTGGGTCCTGGTTTGTCCCCTCGTCCATCCACCCAATGTTCCTCTCCCAACTGTCCCCCTCTACAGACCTGGCCGTTGCTGTCTTCCTTACCTTCACAAGTAAGCAGGTTTTAAGGCACTTTCAGAGGACAATTTATATTACAAATATGAATACCTTTATTGCCATTGTACATGTACAACAAGATTTAATGTGCTGTACCAAAGCTATATAGGAGaactaaaatatatttacacaaaataGGCATTGCATGAAAAGTAATAAGATTTTGCGtttcatgtgtgtgcatgagtccCAGTCTTATGTGTCTCTGGATggaagtcagtcagtcagtagaTTGTGAATATGTGGTGACACAAAACTGGTGTAAACTATCCTGTAGCTCCAAGAAAGTGACGCAACAAGCAAACTGAATATATAATATGGTACATCTTGGTCAACACAAAAGAACTAACTGGACAttatcaaattaaaacagacaGTTCAGgctttgggaaaaaacaaaacacttgagCGAAATACCCTCCACCTCTGTAAACTACACCTACATTGTTTGGTTCGCACAACAGATCAATGAAGAAGCAGTTACTTTGTCTGGGTTTATTGGCTTTCTGTGGAGCAGCACACATGTTCAGTTCAACACAGAGCAGGAAGgaaggacagacagaaagaaaaaaagaatacctTTATCAATCCCAGTGAAAATAGTTGACTAACTATGCTGTGATACAATCTGACGCTCTCTGGACAAGCTTACAACACAACTGGTATTTTAAAGAGCAAAGATGAAGTCACTTCTGCATTTCTTTGTTCACTATTACTCTTTCTCCAGGTGTTGCATCTGTGCTAGGCAATGGCACCGCGTTGTTAGTCTACTGTCGGAAAAGAAAGAAGCTCAGACCACCAGAGCTCATGACCATCAACCTGGCTCTCTGTGATCTTGGCTTCAGCCTGTTGGGAGGgccatttttcatcatttccaGGTATGGAATACTTTGTCATCAACCAATCACGAGACAGGCATTAATCCAGGGTGATGGTACTGTAAGTATAAATACAAACAACATACAGGCCTGCAGCTATTTGTCAGAGACAGAGGTGCCAATCCACTAAGCCGGGAATAAAGcccttcttctgcttttttcagTCTGTGTCATGCTTGGGTGTTTGGGGAGACAGGGTGCCTTTGGTATGGCATTCAGGGCTTTGTGTTCAACATTGTCTCCCTGCTCACCACCTGTCTCATCTCTCTGGACCGTTGCCTGAAGATCTGCTGCTTAAGATATGGCAAGTCTTCCTAACATGTGCAATCCACACAGCATGACTCTTCCTGAATTAATTGGAGCATTTCTTGCCACACAGACCTTACTTACACAATATAGACATGCTCTAGTCTGTACAATACCCTCCTTTctcataaaaatgtattgatttaaagAGTTATTGATTTAAGTCATTCAAAGATTGATGATTGCTTCGGTAACACTCAACCAAACCTGCTCAAGaaagtgaaataataataaaaacagtaacaataataataacaacaacaacaacaacaatttatttatatagtgccttTCATGAAACCCATGGACACTTTCCAGAATTACAGTGGCCATTACTAAGGGAGGTTGTAGGCTGTGGTAAACAAGTGGTGTTTCAGGAGAGATGTCAAGACTTCCCATGAGGTTGAGTGTCCTATATGCTTACACATGAACACCCTGCTTAAATAGTCACAGGTTCATTAAGTGGCTTCATGCTTCTTTCCCCTCTAGGCCAACGGATTGAAAAGTGCCATGTGTATCTGTCCATAGCGCTGGTGTGGGTTTACGCATTGTTCTGGGCCTTGCTACCTTCTTTTGGCTTTGGAAGTTATGGACCAGAACCTTATGGGACCAGCTGCAGCATCAACTGGTAATCTCTGATTTTTGTTAAAGCGCTGCTTGATCCTCTATTGTTTATGGCCATAAAAAGTCCCCAGATCTGGTCTGTGGATTCTCTCATTTGTAGTCTTCATGCATTTGCAGACAAACGTGTAAGTAATAACCAGTCTGCCTGCTTCTCTATTTCAAGGTGGAAAATGAGGTTGTCTCTAAATGACAGAACCTATATTTTCCTCATCCTGGTATTATGCTTTGGATTTCCTGCACTCACCGTCGTCGCTTCATATGTGGCCATCCTTCTGAAGGTGAGGAAAACAGCTGCTTCATGACACAAAAAAGGAGGCTCTGGGAGCTGcgtctgtatttattttgttagtCACTCATTTACAGTCAAAATGTGTAGAACATATAGGTTGAAACTCTGGCACCATCTAGTGATAGTATTGAAAAGGATATTGTGGCAGACAGAAATGTATACACCAATACCTCCTACCAGCCTCATGAAGTTTGGCCATTAAGCTATTTTTTTGCAGGAGCAGATTGTTTGAACAACTTAAATTAGGTAAATATAATAAACAGCTACAAAGGAATAACAGcagctgaccaatcacagaTGAGGAACAACACAGACTTTTGCATGTATGTTAACCAATTTACAGGATTGTTAATACAAAGACACATCCAGGTCTTAACAAGCACAGTATCACCCCAGTGGTGTCAGCCCCTCCCCCTTTGGGCTAGGGAAAACCGATACCTACAGTAAGCAAGTAAGGAAAATTCTCTATTAGAATAATTTTAAAGACGCCATAATTGAAATTCGAAATTATTCACATGATGGCTATACATGCATTTACAAGATTTTTTTATACGTTTCATGTTGCCCTTgtaggaataaaataaaatgcttgTGAATTGTGGTATAATAAAATGTTGCTTCTGTTTTCAGGTCTATAGATCTAATCACACTCTGGCATCTATACCGTCCTCCTCTATCAGTAATACTAGCAAAGACCTGAGACTTACAAAGGTAAACCCTAGGAAGATCATTTTCAGATTCCTTCATACATATCCTGCATGAAAAATAAAGCTGTACGTTTATTTTAGATGGCTGCTGTGGTGTGCACCACGTTGTTCCTGGCCTGGATGCCTTATGCCACAGTGTCTCTGATCTCTGCACTCATGAGCAAAGATGAACCAGAGGGATCTTTACAGACTGCGGTGGAGGACTCCACTGGTATGGCCTCAAGCTCCCCAAATGCTTCAAAGATCATGGACATCCCCTCATTGTTTAACTGGACAGCTACAGAATATTACAGACAAAACTACCATAATCCTGAGAGCAAGTGGAGCGATGTGAACAACATGAATTCAGCCTCCATCACCGGCCTGAGTGATGCCATGGTCAGGTCCACCCTGGACAAAGAAGCCCAACCAGTGACCCGAAGCCCCGAGCCATTCTCCTTTCTCCCACCTGTAGTCACCTTGATTCCTTGCTATGTTTGCCAAGTCCCACATCATGGTCAACCCTTTAATCTACCATATAATGAACACGGAGTTCAGGCATGATATCTATGTGATGATGTTTGGCCAAGAGAAGGCAGAGAGGAGGCGAATGCAGgccaggggaggaaaaagagTTTATGTGAAAGTAAGGAACATGAGAACGTTTACActgttttttgggaaaatagTGCATGTTTAGATTTTTTCAGGGTCATGTTTTAAGTCtctgtttcttctcttctctttaagGGAGCTTCAGTACTGGCAGACCTGGAAGAGGAAAAGGAGCCACCCCATATCCTTTTCTGTGGAAAGAGAACAACCGAGAGAACaggagtggaggaggaggaaaagactCCTGGGCAAATAACTCAGTTGGGTCTGATGCATTGCAGCATGGCAGCATCagtagacagatagatagatagatagatagatagatagatagatagatagatagatagatagatagatagatagatagatagatagatagatagatagatagatagatagatagatagatagatagatagaaaaaaTGAGTCTTGTAAAGTTTACATATTCTTGGTCTATCTAgccaaaataaatgtatgaGGGTATGGGtattcttcttgttcttcttcttattttagCATTCATGTAGACTACCTGTGGCTCCTAGTTTGATCCAAATCCAAACAATAAGTATCCTATCTCGAACAAAAGGGGTCTTGTTAAGTGTTGTGTTCCACAGAAAACCAACAGATAATGGAGCGCCACTCTACTCTAGTGTTTACGGTATCCGTGCTATAATGCTCTTCCAATCCCGCAGCACTTGCTCCTGCCTGCGGTCACATCTTACTGCCAGAACTTCAGTGACGCGGTTACACTGGATTTCTGTTATTCATTCACGCTCTGCGTCCTTTTCTTCGTTTAATTACGTTTATTTTGCTAAACATCTCTTACAGAGAGGTGCCGTATTTTGTATCCTTGCTCGCAGCCAATTTTTTAGccgttttttttatgttttgttgcgTGCGGTAGAAAGCACGGATCATCAGCCGGCATTAAGACCTCAGCTTTAAGGATACGATTCTTATTTAGAAACGGTTAGCTAGGCCAATTATCTGGTGGATAGGCTACTGGCGGTTTGTGCACACGTCTTTATACGCTTTACAGCTAGGGTAGCCTACTTATTATTTATCCGTTTTATTCTGTTGTAGCAAGACAATTCCCGTCCGTGTTCATGCCAGATCTGCAGCGCTTTAGTTTTCCATACCATAGCATGAATCCTTTGTTGGGTGCCAACACGCATCTCCAACAGCATCAGAGTCAAGCTCCCGGACACCCGGACTCTCCTTCAGGCCTCCTGTCAGACACCGTTTTCGGTGGACCGGACCCGACGTCCTTTTTTCTGGGTGAGCAGCACGGGCAGGGGCCTGATCATCCGGGGCCTGACTTCCCCGCATCCTCACAGACTTCACTTTACCTCCACCATAACCACAGTCACTACCAGCACCTCGCTGTGCCACATCCTCCCGCAGCCATGGCTCTCAGAAACGACTTGGGATCCAACATCAGCGTCCTCAAAACTCTCAATCTGAGGTTCAGATGCTTTTTGGCAAAGGTACACGAATTAGAGCGCAGGAATAAGATTTTAGAGAAGCAGTTGCAACAGGCGCTGGATGACAACAACTGCTGTCAAGGTGGATGCGGTAAGGGCAGGGGGCACACCCAGGAGGCAGGTGTACAGACCGGATTTATCGAGACCATCCCGCTCAGGCCCGGATCCCTCCCCTTCCACAACACCAACAACTCAGCCAGGAGGCCTACAACACTGTTCACACCACCTCTCACAACAGCATCCGCAGAAAACTCCAGTTCAACCCAAAC
The Etheostoma spectabile isolate EspeVRDwgs_2016 chromosome 6, UIUC_Espe_1.0, whole genome shotgun sequence genome window above contains:
- the gapdh gene encoding glyceraldehyde-3-phosphate dehydrogenase; the encoded protein is MVKVGINGFGRIGRLVTRAAFTSKKVEIVAINDPFIDLEYMVYMFKYDSTHGRFHGEVKVEGDKLVIDGHKITVFHERDPANIKWGDAGAQYVVESTGVFTTIEKASAHLKGGAKRVIISAPSADAPMFVMGVNHEKYDNSLTVVSNASCTTNCLAPLAKVINDNFVIIEGLMSTVHAITATQKTVDGPSGKLWRDGRGASQNIIPASTGAAKAVGKVIPELNGKLTGMAFRVPTPNVSVVDLTVRLEKPAKYEDIKKVVKAAADGPMKGILGYTEHQVVSTDFNGDARSSIFDAGAGIALNDHFVKLVTWYDNEFGYSNRVCDLMAHMSSKE
- the opn9 gene encoding opsin 9: MGDSGSQSGSWFVPSSIHPMFLSQLSPSTDLAVAVFLTFTSVASVLGNGTALLVYCRKRKKLRPPELMTINLALCDLGFSLLGGPFFIISSLCHAWVFGETGCLWYGIQGFVFNIVSLLTTCLISLDRCLKICCLRYGQRIEKCHVYLSIALVWVYALFWALLPSFGFGSYGPEPYGTSCSINWWKMRLSLNDRTYIFLILVLCFGFPALTVVASYVAILLKVYRSNHTLASIPSSSISNTSKDLRLTKMAAVVCTTLFLAWMPYATVSLISALMSKDEPEGSLQTAVEDSTGMASSSPNASKIMDIPSLFNWTATEYYRQNYHNPESKWSDVNNMNSASITGLSDAMVRSTLDKEAQPVTRSPEPFSFLPPVVTLIPCYVCQVPHHGQPFNLPYNEHGVQA